One window of Bacillus sp. THAF10 genomic DNA carries:
- a CDS encoding HAD family hydrolase has protein sequence MENIRTIVFDLDGTLYEDTHHFSYYANLLKKMLPQEHQTAFENDYVAVENDLHTLKVGRVYDARQDLILAHQDGNVTAAWSWNGEEITQQKLQSLYPETLKFDLFNMLSIGDLWWVPVSIAKHYGLSTEETYAAFLQTREHMMTDEFVLEPLKEFAEVLEKLHGKYQLVLMTNSPQTDSDVILKKLGFTSFFDAKVYEANKPTSTTKQLQAIAENCDVTFEEMLSVGDNYINEILPAARLGCQTICIDPFNLFKNSESGYTVKNLKELAEMLETKLINSII, from the coding sequence ATGGAAAATATTCGGACGATTGTTTTTGATTTAGACGGAACGTTATATGAAGATACGCATCATTTCAGCTATTACGCAAATCTATTAAAAAAAATGCTACCACAAGAACATCAGACTGCCTTCGAAAATGATTATGTTGCAGTAGAAAATGACTTACATACGTTAAAGGTTGGAAGAGTCTATGATGCTAGACAAGACTTAATCCTGGCTCATCAAGATGGAAATGTCACGGCTGCTTGGTCTTGGAATGGCGAGGAAATCACACAGCAAAAGCTCCAATCTCTTTATCCTGAAACACTAAAGTTTGACCTTTTTAACATGCTTAGCATCGGAGATTTATGGTGGGTACCGGTATCAATCGCCAAGCATTACGGTCTGTCTACTGAAGAGACGTATGCTGCCTTTTTGCAAACAAGAGAGCATATGATGACCGATGAGTTTGTCTTAGAGCCACTTAAGGAATTTGCAGAAGTATTAGAAAAACTTCACGGAAAATACCAGCTAGTGCTCATGACGAACAGCCCGCAAACTGACAGCGATGTCATTTTAAAGAAGCTTGGGTTCACTTCCTTCTTTGATGCTAAAGTTTATGAGGCAAATAAACCAACCTCAACCACAAAACAACTCCAAGCTATTGCAGAAAATTGTGATGTTACCTTTGAAGAAATGCTAAGTGTTGGAGACAACTACATAAATGAAATTCTCCCAGCAGCGAGACTTGGTTGCCAAACGATATGTATTGATCCTTTTAACCTTTTCAAAAACAGTGAGAGCGGCTACACAGTAAAGAACCTTAAGGAGCTTGCTGAAATGCTAGAAACCAAGCTTATAAATAGTATAATATGA
- the yunB gene encoding sporulation protein YunB, giving the protein MKRMRRTSLIKRGPLPVKYVLLITFIFFNIFTVFSLIVINKNLEPTLRSIAETKARQIATQAINDAVAETIAMSMDPEELMIVREGGPESVLVSTNYQLVNKVVTDTNSSVQRYIGYLEDGNIEALNQYNLDSNIDYEASKKQHGIVYNIPLGMATQTTLFSNLGPKIPIKFVILGDVISDVETKVLEPGINNTLLDIYLNVSVTMNIVIPLIEEPIEVNNSVKLGDMLIPGKVPLYYNGNGSGSGAPVPIILPDKELEKNNNNNN; this is encoded by the coding sequence ATGAAGAGAATGCGACGGACTTCCCTTATAAAGAGAGGACCTTTACCTGTAAAATATGTTTTATTGATTACTTTCATTTTCTTTAACATTTTTACTGTTTTTAGCCTAATAGTAATTAATAAAAACCTTGAACCTACCTTGCGAAGTATTGCAGAAACAAAAGCAAGACAGATAGCAACACAGGCAATAAATGATGCAGTGGCAGAAACAATCGCAATGAGTATGGACCCTGAGGAGTTAATGATTGTGAGAGAAGGGGGTCCTGAAAGTGTGTTAGTTAGTACAAATTATCAACTGGTGAACAAGGTCGTCACTGATACGAACTCAAGTGTACAAAGATACATTGGCTACTTAGAAGATGGGAATATCGAGGCACTAAATCAGTATAATTTGGATTCAAATATAGACTATGAAGCTTCAAAGAAACAGCACGGAATTGTTTATAATATTCCTTTAGGGATGGCAACACAAACAACTTTATTCTCAAACTTAGGACCAAAGATTCCCATTAAGTTCGTTATACTAGGTGATGTTATATCTGATGTGGAAACAAAGGTTTTGGAGCCAGGTATTAATAATACTCTTTTAGACATATACTTAAATGTTAGTGTAACAATGAACATTGTCATTCCTTTGATTGAAGAACCAATTGAAGTAAACAATTCCGTCAAACTTGGAGACATGCTTATCCCAGGAAAGGTTCCATTATACTATAATGGAAACGGAAGCGGATCAGGAGCACCTGTGCCAATTATTTTGCCAGACAAAGAGCTGGAAAAAAACAATAATAATAATAATTAA
- a CDS encoding DNA polymerase IV, protein MKETEKKKHRIIFHVDMNSFYASVEMAYDPALKGKPVAIAGNVEERKGIIITCSYEARALGVKTTMPLWEAKQKCPQLIVRKPNIDRYRKSSQAMFDVLRQYTDLVEPVSIDEGYMDITDYSGTLTPLQIAEEIQKRLHLELLLPCSIGVAPNKFLAKMASDMKKPLGITVLRKREISEILWPLKVEEMHGVGAKTAEKLNSISIFTIGDLAAGNEVQLKHLLGINGERLKKRANGDDNRPVDPDSVSEFKSIGNSTTLPKDTDNERSLEQTIDKLSVSVSARMKRKSVVSRNIQLMIRYGIHHTVTRSRKLANPIENAEQIKEAAMFLLKKHWNGEPIRLLGVTAQELEEKDDSFKQLDLFTYHEDAKKEPLHRTLHDLEKKYGKGIIRKGIKNKNTADANSSAKITTSFQKDFLE, encoded by the coding sequence ATGAAAGAAACAGAAAAGAAAAAGCATCGTATTATTTTTCATGTAGATATGAATAGCTTTTATGCATCCGTAGAAATGGCCTATGATCCTGCATTAAAGGGAAAGCCCGTAGCAATTGCTGGCAACGTGGAAGAGCGTAAAGGGATAATTATTACGTGTAGTTATGAGGCAAGGGCTTTGGGAGTGAAAACAACCATGCCTTTATGGGAAGCTAAACAAAAGTGCCCTCAGCTTATTGTAAGAAAGCCAAATATTGATCGTTATCGAAAAAGCTCACAGGCCATGTTTGATGTATTAAGGCAATATACCGATTTGGTAGAACCGGTATCCATTGATGAAGGATACATGGATATTACGGATTACTCTGGAACGTTGACTCCACTACAAATTGCCGAAGAGATACAGAAACGATTACATTTGGAATTACTTCTCCCTTGCAGCATTGGGGTAGCACCTAACAAATTTTTGGCTAAAATGGCCTCAGATATGAAAAAGCCATTAGGAATAACGGTACTTAGAAAAAGAGAGATAAGTGAAATTCTCTGGCCGTTGAAAGTGGAAGAAATGCATGGTGTCGGAGCGAAAACAGCTGAGAAACTAAACTCGATATCTATTTTTACGATTGGCGACCTTGCAGCGGGCAACGAGGTACAGCTCAAACATCTCCTGGGGATTAATGGAGAGCGTCTTAAAAAGCGTGCGAATGGGGACGACAATCGACCGGTTGACCCCGATAGTGTGTCAGAATTTAAGAGCATTGGAAATTCTACTACGCTTCCAAAGGATACAGATAATGAACGTTCATTAGAACAGACCATCGATAAGTTATCCGTTTCTGTGAGTGCGAGAATGAAAAGAAAATCGGTAGTCAGCAGAAATATTCAACTGATGATTCGGTATGGTATTCACCATACTGTAACAAGAAGCAGAAAACTTGCGAATCCGATAGAAAATGCAGAACAAATAAAGGAAGCAGCGATGTTTCTTTTAAAAAAACACTGGAATGGTGAGCCAATTCGTCTTCTTGGCGTGACTGCTCAAGAGCTGGAAGAAAAAGATGACTCCTTTAAACAGCTTGATTTGTTTACTTATCATGAAGATGCAAAGAAAGAACCGCTTCATAGGACACTTCATGATCTGGAAAAGAAATATGGAAAAGGAATTATAAGAAAAGGGATCAAGAATAAAAATACAGCGGATGCTAACTCATCTGCAAAAATCACGACCAGCTTTCAAAAGGATTTCTTAGAATAA
- a CDS encoding chemotaxis protein CheW has translation MESKKLVIFESSKEEYGISVEHVISIEKLSALTVLPEMPAYLKGVMKVRNELIPVLDTKRILFSDNLTVTDKTRLIVVQTSSISAGLLVEDAKEILDVQPEAMQELSMLAQHSTPYIKAMVNLESRLIAVLDPYTLIMNLANITEIEEAVEKHKATN, from the coding sequence ATGGAATCGAAAAAGCTTGTTATTTTTGAATCAAGTAAAGAAGAGTATGGGATTTCAGTAGAGCATGTGATTTCAATTGAAAAACTAAGTGCACTTACAGTATTACCAGAAATGCCAGCATACTTAAAAGGTGTAATGAAAGTAAGAAACGAACTGATACCTGTATTAGATACAAAAAGAATATTGTTCTCAGATAATTTAACAGTCACAGACAAAACTCGTTTAATTGTGGTGCAAACTTCTAGCATTTCTGCTGGATTGTTAGTAGAAGATGCAAAAGAGATATTGGATGTTCAACCAGAAGCAATGCAGGAATTGTCCATGCTTGCACAGCATTCCACTCCATACATAAAGGCTATGGTGAACTTAGAGAGCCGATTAATTGCTGTACTGGATCCTTACACTCTTATTATGAATTTAGCGAATATTACCGAAATTGAAGAAGCTGTAGAAAAACATAAAGCTACAAACTAG
- a CDS encoding tripeptidase T, translating to MINRDRLVEEFLELVQVDSETKCEAEICKVLKEKFSALGVHVVEDDTMNETGHGAGNLICTLEGTKDGVDTIYFTSHMDTVVPGKGVKPSIQDGYIVTDGTTILGADDKAGLAAMLEAVRVLKENNIEHGKIEFVITVGEESGLVGAKALDPKMVTAKFGFALDSDGTVGNIIVAAPTQAKVKATIYGKTAHAGVAPEKGVSAITIAAKSIAKMPLGRIDEETTANIGRFEGGGPTNIVCDRVDILAEARSLVPEKMEAQVAKMKEAFETVASEMGGRAEVLVDIMYPGFKYADGDHVVEVAKRAVSDIGRTPELQRSGGGSDANVIAGFGVPTVNLAVGYEEIHTTNERMPIEELIKTTELVVSIMKEVAK from the coding sequence ATGATTAACAGAGATAGATTAGTGGAAGAGTTTTTAGAATTAGTGCAAGTAGATTCAGAAACAAAATGCGAAGCAGAAATTTGTAAGGTTTTAAAAGAAAAATTCTCTGCTCTTGGTGTACATGTCGTAGAAGATGACACGATGAATGAAACAGGTCATGGTGCTGGTAACTTAATTTGTACACTTGAGGGAACAAAAGATGGAGTAGACACTATCTATTTCACCTCCCACATGGATACGGTAGTCCCTGGTAAAGGAGTTAAACCATCCATTCAAGATGGATACATTGTTACAGATGGAACAACAATCCTTGGTGCTGATGACAAGGCTGGTCTTGCAGCAATGCTAGAAGCAGTAAGGGTTTTAAAAGAAAACAACATTGAACATGGAAAAATTGAATTTGTAATCACAGTTGGAGAAGAGTCAGGACTAGTTGGTGCTAAAGCACTTGATCCAAAAATGGTAACAGCAAAATTTGGTTTTGCTTTAGACAGTGATGGCACAGTTGGAAATATCATTGTTGCTGCTCCAACACAAGCAAAAGTAAAGGCGACGATCTACGGAAAAACTGCTCATGCGGGAGTGGCTCCTGAAAAAGGCGTATCTGCAATAACCATTGCCGCTAAATCAATCGCTAAAATGCCACTTGGCCGTATAGATGAAGAAACAACAGCAAACATTGGTCGCTTTGAGGGTGGAGGACCTACGAATATTGTTTGTGATCGAGTTGATATTTTAGCGGAAGCACGTTCACTAGTTCCTGAAAAAATGGAAGCGCAAGTTGCAAAAATGAAAGAAGCTTTTGAAACAGTTGCTTCTGAAATGGGTGGCCGCGCGGAAGTTCTAGTAGATATTATGTATCCAGGCTTTAAATATGCTGACGGCGATCATGTAGTTGAAGTTGCAAAACGTGCGGTATCTGATATTGGTAGAACGCCAGAATTACAACGCAGTGGTGGCGGAAGTGATGCAAATGTGATTGCTGGATTTGGCGTACCGACTGTTAATTTAGCGGTTGGTTATGAAGAAATTCATACTACGAACGAAAGAATGCCTATTGAAGAATTAATAAAAACAACAGAGCTTGTTGTAAGCATCATGAAAGAAGTAGCAAAATAA
- a CDS encoding acyl-CoA carboxylase subunit beta, translating to MTIDIYEKINELYDKRREVELGGGDDRIDKQHEKGKLTARERIELLVDEGTFVELNPFIEHRCNDFGLQGKKGPGDGVVTGYGKVNGKPIYLFSQDFTVFGGALGEMHAKKIANVMDMAAKNGAPIVGLNDSGGARIQEGVLSLDGYGHIFYRNSIYSGVIPQISVIMGPCAGGAVYSPAITDFVFMVEKTSQMFITGPKVIETVTGEKISSEGLGGAKVHNSISGNAHFSSSSEEEVLAQVRNLLSYLPQNNEEKPERISCEQGDDYRPDLADAIPFDAIRPYDVRLVINQVVDEGSFMEVHKDFAKNIVVGLARLKGEVVGLVCNQPKVMAGGLDIDSSDKASRFIRFCDSFNIPLITFEDVTGFFPGVKQEHGGIIRHGAKILYAYSEATVPKLTVILRKAYGGAYVALNSKSIGADLVYAWPNAEIAVMGPQGAANIIFAREINESANPEETRAQKIEEYREKFANPYVAASQGMVDDVIDPRDTRIKLIQALEMLRNKKETRPNKKHGNIPL from the coding sequence ATGACAATTGATATTTATGAAAAAATTAATGAACTGTATGACAAACGTCGCGAAGTAGAGCTTGGCGGCGGCGACGATCGCATTGATAAGCAACATGAAAAAGGGAAGCTAACAGCAAGAGAACGTATTGAACTTCTTGTGGATGAAGGTACGTTTGTTGAACTGAATCCGTTTATCGAGCACCGTTGTAATGATTTCGGTCTTCAAGGGAAAAAGGGACCAGGTGACGGAGTTGTTACAGGGTATGGAAAAGTTAACGGAAAACCAATCTACCTCTTTTCACAGGATTTCACTGTTTTCGGTGGGGCGCTAGGAGAAATGCACGCGAAGAAAATAGCCAATGTAATGGATATGGCAGCAAAAAACGGTGCGCCAATCGTTGGGTTAAATGACTCAGGTGGAGCACGTATTCAAGAAGGAGTACTTTCTTTAGATGGATACGGTCATATTTTTTACCGGAATTCCATCTACTCAGGCGTGATTCCACAAATTTCTGTAATAATGGGACCTTGTGCTGGCGGTGCTGTATACTCCCCAGCCATTACTGACTTTGTTTTCATGGTGGAAAAAACGAGCCAAATGTTTATCACAGGCCCTAAAGTTATTGAAACAGTGACAGGGGAAAAAATTAGTTCAGAAGGCTTAGGCGGGGCAAAAGTACATAACTCAATTAGCGGAAATGCACACTTTTCCAGCTCTTCAGAGGAGGAAGTTCTTGCGCAAGTACGAAACCTTCTAAGCTACCTTCCACAAAATAATGAAGAAAAACCAGAGCGAATTTCTTGCGAACAGGGTGATGATTATCGCCCAGATCTAGCAGATGCCATTCCATTTGATGCCATCAGACCATATGATGTACGCCTTGTCATTAATCAAGTAGTGGATGAAGGCTCCTTTATGGAGGTGCATAAAGATTTCGCGAAAAATATCGTCGTAGGTCTTGCCAGACTAAAGGGAGAAGTGGTGGGTCTTGTTTGTAACCAGCCAAAAGTAATGGCGGGAGGGTTAGATATTGATTCCTCTGATAAAGCGTCACGTTTTATTCGATTCTGTGATTCCTTTAATATCCCATTGATAACGTTTGAAGATGTTACTGGTTTCTTCCCTGGTGTGAAACAAGAGCATGGAGGTATTATTCGTCACGGAGCAAAAATACTCTATGCTTATTCTGAAGCGACAGTACCAAAGCTTACAGTCATCTTACGAAAAGCCTATGGGGGAGCATATGTTGCCTTAAATAGTAAATCTATTGGAGCCGATCTTGTATATGCATGGCCAAACGCAGAAATTGCGGTAATGGGTCCACAAGGAGCAGCGAACATTATTTTTGCAAGAGAAATTAACGAAAGCGCGAATCCGGAAGAAACGCGTGCCCAAAAAATTGAGGAATATCGTGAAAAATTTGCAAACCCATATGTGGCAGCAAGCCAAGGGATGGTAGATGATGTGATTGATCCAAGAGACACTAGAATAAAGCTAATTCAAGCACTAGAGATGCTCCGAAACAAGAAAGAAACTCGCCCTAACAAAAAGCACGGTAACATTCCATTATAA
- the mce gene encoding methylmalonyl-CoA epimerase, producing MIKNVNHIGIAVNSIETALPFYTETLGLTFLAVEHVAAQRVRVAFIDAGNCKLELLEPTSPDSPVAKFIEKRGEGIHHVALSVDDIEARIQEMIDRGIPMIDKQSRVGAGGANIAFMHPKASNGVLVEFCEKAATHHDN from the coding sequence ATGATTAAAAATGTAAACCATATCGGGATTGCTGTAAACTCCATAGAGACAGCGCTTCCATTTTATACAGAAACATTGGGGTTGACCTTTTTAGCAGTGGAGCATGTAGCAGCACAACGGGTGAGAGTAGCTTTTATTGATGCAGGAAACTGCAAGCTGGAGCTTTTAGAACCAACCTCACCTGACAGCCCGGTTGCAAAATTTATTGAAAAACGTGGGGAAGGCATTCATCATGTAGCACTGAGTGTGGATGATATTGAAGCTAGAATCCAGGAAATGATAGACCGTGGTATTCCAATGATTGACAAGCAATCAAGAGTGGGTGCCGGTGGAGCAAATATTGCATTTATGCATCCAAAAGCAAGCAATGGCGTACTGGTAGAATTCTGTGAAAAGGCGGCGACACACCATGACAATTGA
- the prli42 gene encoding stressosome-associated protein Prli42, with protein sequence MNRKFQKVVVYLMIGVMLITTLLAGASMFF encoded by the coding sequence ATGAACCGCAAATTCCAAAAGGTTGTTGTTTATTTAATGATTGGTGTTATGTTAATCACAACTCTTTTAGCAGGAGCTTCAATGTTTTTTTAA
- a CDS encoding L,D-transpeptidase produces the protein MFLFSLIFALVTSPLWPLGPNPLPGDPYIIVNKQTNQLAYFQGEELKEVHLVATGKSEDLTPEGEFNIIVKAINPYYRKKDIAGGDKKNPLGTRWIGFDAENTDGRTYGVHGTNRPDTIGGYVTQGCIRLENKHVEELFNKVPVGTKIWVVKSWKSFEELGKEKGVMK, from the coding sequence ATGTTTCTTTTTTCACTTATTTTCGCATTAGTAACCTCGCCATTATGGCCACTTGGACCAAATCCACTCCCTGGAGATCCATACATTATCGTCAATAAACAAACGAACCAGCTTGCCTACTTTCAAGGTGAGGAATTAAAGGAAGTCCACCTAGTTGCCACCGGGAAATCAGAAGACCTCACTCCAGAGGGTGAATTCAATATTATCGTCAAAGCGATTAACCCTTACTACCGGAAAAAAGACATTGCTGGTGGTGATAAGAAAAATCCCCTTGGTACGCGGTGGATTGGCTTTGACGCCGAAAATACCGATGGAAGGACGTATGGTGTGCACGGCACCAATAGGCCAGACACCATCGGAGGCTATGTGACACAAGGGTGTATCAGACTCGAAAACAAACATGTAGAAGAACTTTTCAATAAAGTGCCCGTAGGAACAAAAATTTGGGTAGTAAAGTCGTGGAAATCATTTGAAGAATTAGGCAAAGAAAAGGGAGTCATGAAATAA
- a CDS encoding aromatic acid exporter family protein, with product MKKFKIGYRTAKTALGTGIAISIAQFFELDFYASAGIIAILCIQNTKRKSLKVAWARFFACSLSLAFGFVFFESLGYNPVSIALLLLFFIPITVMLRITEGIATSSVILLHVYSVEAYSIGLVINEMSIISIGIIVALILNTYMPSVDKELREFQFRIEDNFHKVFAEIAHYLKEGDRGWDGKEISDTNLILKEAKSLAFRDVENHFKREENHYYHYFKMREKQLDVMERMLPIVATIEQDFEQAKMVADFIEDLEDAIHGGNTAYRFLHRLREMREIFTEMPLPQTREEFESRASLRHLLKEIEQYLIIKSEFIGLKNSC from the coding sequence ATGAAGAAATTTAAAATTGGTTACCGGACAGCCAAAACTGCATTAGGTACCGGAATCGCTATTAGCATTGCCCAGTTTTTTGAGCTGGATTTTTACGCATCTGCCGGAATAATCGCGATCCTTTGTATCCAGAATACAAAACGAAAATCACTTAAAGTTGCATGGGCACGATTTTTTGCCTGTTCCTTGAGCCTAGCATTTGGGTTTGTTTTTTTTGAATCACTAGGCTACAATCCTGTTTCCATTGCCCTTTTATTATTATTTTTTATCCCCATAACGGTAATGCTGCGAATTACAGAAGGAATTGCCACAAGCTCGGTAATTTTATTGCATGTCTATTCAGTGGAAGCCTATTCCATCGGACTTGTTATAAATGAAATGAGTATCATCTCTATTGGTATTATCGTAGCGCTTATCTTGAATACCTACATGCCAAGCGTTGACAAAGAGCTTAGGGAGTTTCAGTTCAGAATTGAAGATAACTTTCATAAAGTGTTTGCGGAAATTGCGCACTATCTCAAGGAAGGAGACCGGGGGTGGGATGGCAAAGAAATTTCAGACACCAACTTAATTTTAAAGGAAGCGAAAAGCCTAGCATTCCGAGACGTGGAAAACCATTTCAAACGTGAAGAAAATCATTATTATCATTATTTTAAAATGAGAGAAAAACAACTAGATGTGATGGAAAGGATGCTTCCCATCGTTGCCACTATTGAGCAAGATTTTGAACAAGCAAAAATGGTGGCTGATTTCATTGAGGATCTTGAAGACGCCATTCACGGGGGAAATACAGCTTATCGATTTTTACACCGCCTTCGTGAGATGCGTGAAATTTTCACAGAAATGCCGCTGCCACAAACCCGAGAAGAATTCGAATCAAGAGCCTCCCTTCGTCACCTGTTAAAGGAAATTGAACAATACCTTATTATTAAAAGTGAATTCATTGGCTTAAAAAATTCCTGCTAA
- the pepF gene encoding oligoendopeptidase F → MKVAKMLVGIIMGVVLSLQPLLIHAEGQSYKTRAEIPQEYKWDLQTLYKKESAWKKDVQQVKKMAEQFKRKEEKIVHEDQLHSLLKEYFALSRKMEKIFVYARINLDVNISDTKAQALAEEGENMMLYVVERTAWFSNEIQEVDKEKWAELMQSETLQPYRNFLKETYDEKNHSLPPDMEQMLIKTLPMVNAPSELFKMMSKDLVLPSFKVNEKEYELSAPLYAGYMSGKNRDIREAAFKTYYGTLEKYQDTFASMLSNTVKANNFFASTRKYPSSLEAHLEGNQVDPKVYDQLIDTVEEGLPLLHRYLKLKEKYVGIDNMHMYDLSAPSPYTKEEKVPYEVAKKTVINGLAPIGSDYTKALSAGLNANWVDVYHTSGKATGAYQIGSFDSHPYVLMNYQGLPSDVLTLAHEMGHAMHSYFSNKNQPYQDARYVTFTAEVASTLHEHLLHKQLMEEAKTKEEKLHALYQYLEDFRVTLFRQTQFAEFEKIIHQLAQEEQPLHAEALKKTYYDLNKKYYGEAVEVDQEISMEWARVPHFFHSSFYTYQYATSFAASAALAEQLEEEGARAQERIRKELFSAGGSHPPIEILKRAGVDMSKKEPIEESLKRYEELINEFEKLLES, encoded by the coding sequence ATGAAAGTAGCGAAAATGTTGGTGGGCATTATTATGGGGGTAGTTTTGTCCCTTCAGCCACTGCTCATCCATGCAGAGGGTCAGAGTTATAAAACTAGAGCAGAGATCCCACAAGAATACAAATGGGACCTGCAAACTCTTTATAAGAAGGAATCCGCTTGGAAGAAGGATGTCCAGCAGGTAAAAAAAATGGCAGAACAATTTAAAAGGAAGGAAGAAAAGATTGTCCATGAAGACCAACTTCACAGTCTTTTAAAAGAATACTTTGCCCTTTCAAGAAAAATGGAGAAAATCTTTGTTTACGCTCGAATTAACCTGGATGTGAACATTAGTGATACGAAAGCACAAGCACTTGCCGAAGAAGGGGAGAACATGATGCTGTATGTGGTAGAGCGGACGGCATGGTTTTCAAACGAAATTCAGGAAGTGGACAAAGAAAAATGGGCGGAGCTAATGCAAAGTGAAACACTTCAACCATACCGAAACTTTCTAAAAGAAACATACGACGAGAAAAACCACTCACTGCCACCGGATATGGAGCAAATGCTGATAAAAACCTTGCCAATGGTCAATGCGCCAAGCGAGCTCTTCAAAATGATGTCAAAGGATTTGGTGTTGCCAAGCTTTAAGGTAAATGAGAAGGAATATGAACTCTCCGCACCGCTTTATGCTGGCTACATGTCTGGTAAAAACCGCGATATCAGAGAGGCTGCATTTAAAACATACTACGGAACGCTCGAAAAGTATCAGGACACCTTTGCTTCCATGCTATCCAACACGGTAAAAGCCAATAACTTTTTTGCCTCGACTAGAAAGTACCCATCGTCACTTGAAGCGCACTTGGAAGGAAACCAGGTCGACCCAAAAGTGTATGATCAGCTCATTGATACCGTAGAAGAGGGCCTCCCGCTTTTACATCGCTATCTAAAACTGAAGGAAAAATACGTGGGAATCGATAATATGCATATGTATGACCTTTCCGCGCCTTCTCCATATACCAAGGAGGAGAAGGTGCCCTATGAAGTGGCGAAAAAGACGGTGATAAATGGCCTCGCTCCAATCGGCTCTGATTACACCAAAGCACTTTCCGCGGGACTTAACGCCAACTGGGTGGATGTTTATCATACCTCAGGAAAAGCAACTGGAGCGTATCAAATTGGCTCCTTTGATTCTCATCCATATGTGCTGATGAATTATCAAGGTCTGCCAAGTGACGTTCTAACATTGGCTCATGAAATGGGACATGCCATGCATTCCTACTTTTCTAATAAAAATCAGCCGTATCAGGATGCTCGCTATGTTACCTTTACGGCAGAGGTAGCCTCCACTCTGCATGAGCACTTACTGCACAAACAGCTAATGGAGGAGGCCAAAACAAAAGAGGAAAAGCTTCATGCGTTGTACCAATATTTAGAGGATTTTCGAGTGACCCTTTTCAGACAAACCCAATTTGCTGAGTTTGAAAAAATCATTCATCAATTGGCACAAGAGGAGCAGCCCTTACATGCAGAAGCCTTGAAAAAAACGTACTATGATTTGAATAAAAAATACTACGGAGAAGCGGTAGAAGTCGACCAAGAAATTTCGATGGAATGGGCACGAGTACCCCACTTTTTTCATTCAAGCTTCTACACCTATCAATATGCTACTAGCTTTGCTGCCTCAGCAGCCTTAGCAGAACAGCTAGAAGAGGAGGGGGCTCGTGCACAAGAGAGAATACGGAAGGAATTGTTCTCAGCTGGTGGCAGTCATCCACCTATAGAAATTTTAAAACGTGCCGGGGTGGATATGAGTAAAAAAGAACCAATCGAAGAATCGTTAAAACGCTACGAAGAGCTAATCAATGAGTTCGAAAAGCTGTTAGAATCCTAA